A window of the Lysinibacillus irui genome harbors these coding sequences:
- a CDS encoding DUF4179 domain-containing protein, which produces MKKLYQQFNHLNLDHINIEPMEVSTLEKERIKRNVLKAKKKKHLIRNFVAAATFFIASSITIGYAFPTFAANMPIIGNIFELFIDNEKYVFDNYDEYSTNIGMVQESNGIEVSVNDAVYDGENITIAYTIKSAKDLGERPVLYGENRELTAKEFGKRYQYGGYATNHLVQKINDNEYAVLYIFELIRGSKPEEVHITFQGDQVVDLNNVNNAVAGNWSFEFTLGKLESKTQRIEKDSMKTEAEGIKIEAFKITKTPISTAIYLSEEVFVEKENGEWRGAGIEYVVKDNLGNEYNVIHFRGNSHNTDFVGRGNFPRIVINNFDKQATSIMITPVVNFYKIKDSTGALELIKEPYTIKPIVVPLQ; this is translated from the coding sequence ATGAAAAAGCTATATCAACAATTTAATCATTTAAATCTTGATCATATAAATATAGAGCCAATGGAAGTGAGTACGCTTGAAAAAGAGAGAATTAAAAGAAATGTGTTAAAGGCAAAAAAGAAAAAGCACCTTATTAGAAATTTTGTTGCTGCAGCAACCTTTTTCATCGCTTCTAGTATTACAATTGGCTATGCATTTCCTACATTTGCAGCGAATATGCCGATTATTGGAAATATCTTCGAGTTGTTCATTGATAACGAAAAGTATGTTTTCGACAATTATGATGAATACTCTACAAATATTGGAATGGTCCAGGAGAGTAATGGGATCGAAGTATCTGTAAACGATGCTGTATATGATGGAGAAAATATTACCATTGCGTACACCATTAAAAGTGCGAAAGATTTAGGAGAAAGGCCAGTATTATATGGTGAAAATCGTGAACTAACTGCTAAGGAATTTGGTAAAAGGTATCAATATGGAGGCTATGCCACGAATCATTTGGTTCAAAAAATAAACGACAATGAGTATGCAGTATTATATATTTTTGAACTCATCAGAGGCTCAAAGCCTGAGGAAGTTCATATTACTTTTCAAGGAGATCAAGTTGTTGATTTAAATAATGTGAATAATGCTGTGGCAGGAAATTGGTCATTTGAATTTACTTTAGGGAAGCTTGAAAGTAAAACACAGCGTATAGAAAAAGATAGCATGAAAACGGAAGCGGAAGGTATAAAAATAGAAGCTTTTAAAATAACGAAAACCCCTATCTCTACAGCAATTTATCTTTCAGAAGAGGTGTTTGTAGAGAAGGAAAATGGTGAATGGCGAGGGGCTGGCATTGAATATGTCGTGAAAGATAATTTAGGGAATGAGTATAATGTTATTCATTTTAGAGGAAATAGTCATAATACAGACTTTGTAGGTCGAGGAAATTTCCCACGCATTGTTATTAATAATTTTGATAAACAAGCAACATCTATAATGATCACTCCTGTAGTAAACTTCTACAAGATCAAGGATAGTACAGGAGCATTGGAACTTATAAAAGAACCGTATACAATAAAGCCGATCGTTGTTCCGCTGCAATAA
- a CDS encoding sigma-70 family RNA polymerase sigma factor translates to MRITAENFIKHLKKNREEALQYVIDEYIGIVKAIIYNALKSYNDPQIIEECISDTFLGAYENAKQFKGDKEDFRKWICTIAKYKAITKQRKLSKAPFFYEIDETGNAVKSAEDEYLIKSSTEELLMMMSQLEQLDRDIFTMKYFLNMKNEEIAEHCGLTKAAINNRLYRGKKRLQQIHLGGSMS, encoded by the coding sequence ATGAGGATAACAGCTGAAAACTTTATAAAGCATCTAAAGAAAAATCGAGAAGAAGCACTTCAATACGTGATTGATGAATATATCGGAATTGTAAAAGCTATTATTTACAATGCCTTAAAATCTTATAATGATCCTCAAATAATTGAAGAATGTATAAGTGATACTTTCTTAGGTGCATATGAAAATGCTAAACAGTTCAAGGGAGATAAAGAGGATTTTAGAAAATGGATTTGCACTATAGCGAAGTATAAAGCTATTACGAAGCAAAGAAAGCTATCTAAAGCGCCATTTTTTTATGAAATTGATGAGACAGGAAATGCAGTAAAATCTGCTGAGGATGAATATTTAATTAAGTCATCTACAGAGGAGTTACTTATGATGATGAGTCAATTGGAGCAATTGGACCGTGATATTTTTACAATGAAATACTTTTTAAATATGAAAAACGAAGAAATTGCTGAGCATTGTGGTTTAACAAAAGCTGCTATTAATAACCGATTATATCGTGGGAAAAAAAGATTACAGCAAATTCATTTAGGGGGGAGTATGTCATGA
- a CDS encoding peptidylprolyl isomerase, producing MFARFKGFYLVFSLLAIVMMLTGCGTAKDSEQTEGNTTKESQKTANYASEVKEKPIVTITMNNDEKIVIELEPTVAPNTVANFISLVNKGFYDGLIFHRVIPDFMIQGGDPLGNGTGGPDYSIDGEFSSNGFDNNMKHERGVISMARSKDPNSANSQFFIMVKEAPHLDGDYAAFGKVIEGMETVDAIVAAERDATDKPLEDQQMKKVEVDTKGFDYPAPKVNK from the coding sequence ATGTTCGCACGTTTTAAAGGTTTCTATTTAGTGTTTTCACTGTTAGCAATCGTTATGATGTTGACAGGCTGTGGTACTGCTAAAGATAGTGAGCAAACAGAGGGAAATACAACTAAGGAATCTCAGAAAACAGCTAATTACGCATCAGAGGTGAAGGAAAAACCAATAGTAACCATTACAATGAATAATGATGAGAAAATTGTCATTGAATTGGAGCCTACCGTAGCACCGAACACAGTTGCTAATTTTATTTCCTTAGTAAATAAAGGGTTTTATGATGGCCTTATTTTCCACCGTGTGATTCCTGATTTTATGATTCAGGGTGGAGATCCATTAGGGAATGGAACTGGTGGACCAGATTATTCGATTGATGGTGAGTTTTCTTCAAATGGTTTTGACAATAACATGAAGCATGAACGGGGTGTTATTTCGATGGCTCGTTCGAAGGACCCTAACTCTGCCAACTCTCAATTCTTCATTATGGTCAAGGAAGCTCCGCACCTTGATGGAGATTATGCTGCTTTTGGAAAAGTCATCGAGGGTATGGAAACAGTCGATGCAATTGTTGCAGCTGAGCGAGATGCTACAGATAAACCACTAGAAGATCAACAAATGAAAAAGGTTGAGGTTGATACGAAGGGCTTTGATTATCCAGCACCTAAGGTAAATAAATAG